In Egibacteraceae bacterium, the sequence GTGGCTCACGCTCACGTCGGTCGGCAACGGCGCGCATCTGCTCGTGGTGCGCGCGGCGTTGCTCGCCACGACCCGCCGGCCCGACGACCGCCGCCTCCACCCTGCCGGCTTCCAGCCGGGTGAGCGGCCGGGGGAGTGGTTCAGGCCGGTCGGACCCCACGACCTCGACGTCATCGTCCGGGTCCTGAAGGGTCCGCTCGAGGTCGCGCACCCGCAGGTCCTGCGGTTCTCGCTCCTCGCTGCGGACGCATCCCCTCTTCGGCTGCTGTTCGGGCCGCTGCGCGAGCAGGCGCGCCGCCCCGTGGCCGCGGGTCCGCACACGCAGACGTGCCCGGCG encodes:
- a CDS encoding DUF6011 domain-containing protein, whose amino-acid sequence is MGLARKLQPGSAGGLHPVATRPVDLLERGIDQGWQRAQGMVALLSWDDLSQALTSQRAGLIDAWLTLTSVGNGAHLLVVRAALLATTRRPDDRRLHPAGFQPGERPGEWFRPVGPHDLDVIVRVLKGPLEVAHPQVLRFSLLAADASPLRLLFGPLREQARRPVAAGPHTQTCPAGSTPSGPPCRGCGQPLEDPESVARGYGSVCWKALVGGSSTGAGPR